The following coding sequences are from one Gadus macrocephalus chromosome 3, ASM3116895v1 window:
- the LOC132453742 gene encoding probable E3 ubiquitin-protein ligase HERC3 translates to MFSWGEINFAKTNVLSEIRESENGIQFVPTCRPIITSFSATKSTVTFTKSDGISYFLRRQRNQDGNVRFGKTKSIKCKHAVASSSGDSSLLLLSRDGSVFGVELSESADPRSLQNFFKKRIIQVACGDQHSIVLTEDGQVLSWGSNTRGQLGLTLQETSVVPSPTPVAALSGVPLVQVTAGGAHTLALSVSGTVFGWGQNDAGQLGLGDTTDRYTPVTVDSLNLKKTVSISCGERHTAVLTKGGVVLTFGSGGCGQLGHNSLLNELTPRVVAELWGAAVTQVSCGSNHTMALVGPTKKIYSFGRGEEGQLGNRLTTDCSVPLPVLLPHDDRSIQRIFAGGNQSFALCSLSQEPEKVLPGIITVLDMDTIDFWLSKCKQSNSWQKIKGQIKDIFSSASSLNASFLDRSADKHYQTSPSCSGLDLVLVNKALAKLATNTEVLLEVETVVRDCLLPTLTGQPVGLEGLRVYYLLVELLQVLLRDHFGEMLSVRVADAFLSLHQDRLEVLVGLWSWTPSFFRTAVETFCNVSRKHLSSIDVGTISRTVFFMKTADILQRLHYASSSGSRCLEDSVFHVTIDIDKASIQGLLTLSLSLLVVMYFFNWMVEMQRSHTDLGLVEAMDETLTAIKSIESCLFRLVKYPCILPIECKMKLWISHLNSIKYLQAGVFQFNVNRGTVQQDTFQFLRTSSHDPKSKLQVKFNGEDGVDDGGVSMEFFHLLAKELQKAEPQILEVNEHGVAWFSKNVAQLTDEFFRLGTLCGMALHNQCLMNIPFPLALFKKLLGLKPTLDDLMELSPTVAQSLKELLDYEEEAVEDLQLDFGGDAGLDLLPNGQSILVTKVNRQKYVDLQVDMVFSRSVEHQFRKFERGFSRGCPSPAWRMFLPDQLMMLLKGEEVFNWDDLRQNAKYQGCTSNDEVIQNFWIVLAEFSVEQKEDFLKFLSGTDRIPKVRSSTIKIIIKLSCYPEPELYYPMAATCYWTLILPNYRNIQTLRQKLLHAVKYCDTFGLQ, encoded by the exons ATGTTTTCATGGGGAGAAATTAATTTTGCGAAAACAAATGTATTGTCGGAAATCAGAGAATCAGAGAATGGCATTCAGTTCGTACCAACGTGCAGACCAATAATAACAAGTTTCTCTGCCACTAAATCAACGGTAACGTTTACCAAAAGTGATGGAATTTCATATTTTCTTCGGCGGCAAAGGAACCAAGATGGAAATGTGAGATTCGGTAAAACCA aGAGCATCAAGTGCAAACACGCCGTAGCTTCAAGTTCTGGAGACTCTAGTCTTCTCCTGCTGTCCCGGGATGGCTCTGTCTTCGGTGTGGAACTCAGTGAATCCGCCGATCCAAG ATCGCTCCAAAACTTCTTTAAAAAAAGGATAATTCAGGTCGCATGTGGAGACCAACATTCTATCGTTTTAACTGAAG ATGGACAAGTATTGTCTTGGGGCAGCAACACTCGGGGACAACTGGGTCTCACCCTCCAAGAGACCTCTGTCGTCCCGTCCCCTACACCAGTGGCAGCCCTGTCAGGGGTACCCCTAGTCCAGGTCACCGCTGGGGGAGCCCACACTCTGGCCTTGTCGGTCTCTGGAACCGTATTCGGCTGGGGGCAGAATGACGCCGGGCAACTGGGTCTTGGAGACACGACAG ACAGATATACTCCAGTGACGGTTGATTCCCTCAACCTTAAGAAGACTGTTTCCATTTCTTGTGGTGAAAGACACACTGCTGTTCTGACAAAG GGAGGTGTGGTGTTGACCTTTGGCAGCGGTGGCTGTGGGCAGCTGGGACACAACTCTCTGTTGAATGAGCTGACACCTCGTGTGGTGGCTGAACTCTGGGGCGCAGCGGTCACCCAGGTCTCCTGTGGCAG cAACCACACCATGGCATTAGTAGGCCCAACAAAGAAGATCTATTCATTTGGTCGTGGAGAAGAAGGCCAGCTTGGAAACAGGCTCACCACAGACTGTTCGGTGCCTCTGCCTGTTCTGCTGCCTCATG ATGACCGGAGTATTCAGCGAATATTTGCTGGAGGAAACCAATCTTTTGCCCTCTGTTCCCTCAGTCAG GAGCCCGAGAAGGTTCTTCCTGGGATTATTACAGTTCTTGATATGGACACCATTGACTTCTGGCTCTCAAAGTGTAAGCAATCGAATTCATGGCAGAAAATCAAAGG aCAGATCAAGGATATATTCTCATCTGCATCTTCCTTGAACGCCAGCTTTCTTGACAGAAG CGCTGATAAGCACTACCAGACCTCACCCAGCTGCTCTGGCTTGGACTTGGTTCTTGTCAACAAAGCTCTGGCCAAGCTAGCAACAAACACTGAAGTGCTACTGGAG GTGGAGACCGTCGTCCGAGACTGTCTCCTGCCCACGTTGACTGGGCAGCCGGTCGGATTGGAAGGCCTGAGGGTTTACTACCTGCTCGTGGAGCTGCTGCAAGTGCTGCTCAGAGACCACTTTGGTGAAATGCTCTCCGTGAGGGTGGCTGAtgccttcctctctctgcaccaAGACAGACTGGAAGTCCTCG TTGGACTATGGTCCTGGACACCTAGCTTCTTCCGAACCGCAGTCGAGACCTTCTGCAACGTGTCCAGGAAGCACCTCTCATCCATAGATGTGGGGACCATCTCGAGAACCGTTTTCTTTATGAAGACGGCAGACATTTTGCAAAGGCTTCATTAT GCCAGCAGTAGCGGTTCACGGTGCCTCGAAGATAGTGTTTTCCATGTGACGATAGACATAGATAAGGCGAGTATTCAAGGActtcttaccctctctctctctctc TTGGTAGTAATGTATTTCTTCAATTGGATGGTAGAAATGCAAAGATCCCATACTGATCTGGGGTTGGTGGAAGCCATGGATGAGACACTTACAGCCATAAAATCTATTGAG AGTTGCCTATTCCGCCTGGTGAAGTACCCTTGCATTCTACCCATAGAATGCAAGATGAAGCTGTGGATCAGTCATCTGAATAGCATCAAG TATTTGCAGGCAGGAGTCTTTCAATTCAATGTCAACCGGGGCACAGTGCAGCAGGACACTTTTCAATTTCTGCGGACGTCATCCCATGACCCAAAATCAAAGCTTCAG GTGAAGTTTAATGGGGaagatggtgttgatgatggaGGTGTGTCAATGGAGTTCTTTCACCTCCTTGCTAAAGAACTTCAGAAGGCAGAACCACAAATACTAGAAGTGAACGAGCACGGAGTGGCCTGGTTCAGCAAGAAT GTCGCCCAGCTGACTGATGAGTTCTTCCGACTGGGCACGCTCTGTGGCATGGCTCTGCATAACCAGTGCCTGATGAACATCCCCTTCCCCTTGGCTCTCTTCAAGAAGCTCCTGGGCTTGAAGCCAACCCTGGACGACCTCATGGAGCTGTCGCCAACTGTTGCACA AAGCTTAAAGGAACTGTTGGACTATGAAGAGGAGGCTGTTGAGGACCTACAGTTAGATTTCGGAGGG GATGCAGGTTTGGATCTTCTACCCAATGGACAGTCCATTCTAGTGACCAAAgtcaacag GCAGAAATATGTGGACCTCCAAGTGGACATGGTGTTCAGCCGCTCGGTGGAGCATCAGTTCAGGAAGTTTGAAAGAGGCTTCTCTAGAGGCTGCCCTTCACCTGCATGGAGAATGTTCCTCCCTGATCAACTCATGATGCTCCTCAAAGGAGAGGAGGTCTTCAACTGGGATGATCTGAGACAG AATGCAAAATATCAAGGCTGTACATCCAATGATGAAGTCATCCAAAACTTTTGGATTGTCTTGGCAGAGTTCTCcgtggagcagaaggaggactTCCTCA AATTCCTATCTGGAACGGACAGAATTCCCAAAGTTCGCAGTTCAACAATCAAGATAATCATCAAGTTGTCGTGTTACCCAGAGCCTGAGCTGTACTATCCAATGGCCGCGACATGCTACTGGACTTTGATTCTCCCCAACTACAGGAACATCCAAACACTTCGTCAGAAACTCCTTCATGCGGTCAAGTATTGTGATACTTTTGGATTACAATGA
- the LOC132454257 gene encoding probable E3 ubiquitin-protein ligase HERC3 isoform X1 produces MMFSWGEINLARPNDLAENRDSEKDFQFVPSTKPIITSFSATNSTVTFTKSDGSSYFLRRQRDQDGNGTFGETTSVKCKHVVASSSGDSSLLLLSRDGSVLCVELSASAIPRSLKNVIKKRIIQVACGDQHSIILTEDGQALSWGSNTRGQLGLTLQETSVVPSPTPVAALSGVPLVQVTAGGAHTLALSVSGTVFGWGQNDAGQLGLGDTTDRSTPVTVERLNLKKTVSISCGERHTAVLTKGGVVLTFGSGGCGQLGHNSLLNELTPRVVAELWGAAVTQVSCGSNHTMALVGPTKKIYSFGRGEEGQLGNRLTTDCLVPLPVLLPHEDDWSIKQIFAGGNQSLALCSLSQEPEKDLPGIVTALDMDTIDFWLSKCQKPKLWQQIRKKIKDIFSSPSSLNASFLDRSVDKHYQTSATCSGLDLVLLSTALAKLATKAKVLQEVETVVRDCLLPSLTGQPVGFEGLRVYYLLVGLLQVPQLQQLSMGVADALLSLHPDRLAVLVGLWSRTPAFYRSAVETFCNVSRKHLSSLDVENRERTNLFMKTAGVLQRLHSASSKGSRCLADSVFHVTTVINTIETFVELCSLKAEREQRLIYHVEVDNDGLRIINNTNYYFRILLSLVKYPCILPVECKLKLWMYHLINATNLQPGRIQFNVHRGTVLKDTLICLRTSFHDPRLKLKVKFLEEDGLDDGGVSLEFFNTLAKELKEAEPQILEVNKEGVAWFSKKVAQLTDEFFLLGTLCGMALYNQCLMNIPFPLALFKKLLGLKPTLDDLMELSPTVAQSFIKLLDEDEEEAVRDLDLDFGGDAEDLDLLPNGKSIPLTKVNRQKYVDLQVDMVFSRSVEHQFKEFERGFLRGCPSPEWRMFLPDQLMTLLKGEEVFNWDDLRKNAAYEYCTPNDEVIKNFWRVFAEFSVEQKKDFLKFLTGTDRIPKVRSSSIMIIIKLTRYPQPELYFPMAETCFWILDLPNYSNIQTLRQKLLHAVEFCDGFGRM; encoded by the exons ATGATGTTTTCATGGGGAGAAATTAATTTAGCGAGGCCGAATGATTTGGCAGAAAACCGAGACTCGGAGAAAGACTTTCAGTTCGTACCATCGACCAAACCGATAATAACGAGTTTCTCTGCCACTAATTCAACGGTAACGTTTACCAAAAGTGATGGATCTTCATACTTTCTTCGGCGGCAAAGGGACCAAGATGGAAATGGGACATTCGGTGAAACCA cGAGTGTCAAGTGCAAACACGTTGTAGCTTCAAGTTCAGGGGACTCTAGTCTTCTCCTGCTGTCCCGGGATGGCTCTGTCCTCTGTGTGGAACTCAGTGCATCTGCCATTCCAAG ATCGCTCAAAAACGTCATTAAAAAAAGGATCATTCAGGTCGCATGTGGAGACCAACATTCCATCATTTTAACTGAAG ATGGACAAGCATTGTCTTGGGGCAGCAACACTCGGGGGCAACTGGGTCTCACCCTCCAAGAGACCTCTGTCGTCCCGTCCCCTACACCAGTGGCAGCCCTGTCAGGAGTACCCCTAGTCCAGGTCACCGCTGGGGGAGCCCACACTCTGGCCTTGTCTGTCTCTGGAACCGTATTCGGCTGGGGGCAGAATGACGCCGGGCAACTGGGTCTTGGAGACACGACAG ACAGATCTACTCCAGTGACAGTTGAGCGTCTCAACCTTAAGAAGACTGTTTCCATTTCTTGTGGTGAAAGACACACTGCTGTTCTGACAAAG GGAGGTGTGGTGTTGACCTTTGGCAGCGGTGGCTGTGGGCAGCTGGGACACAACTCTCTGCTGAATGAGCTGACCCCTCGTGTGGTGGCTGAACTCTGGGGCGCAGCGGTCACCCAGGTCTCCTGTGGCAG CAACCACACCATGGCATTAGTAGGCCCAACAAAGAAGATCTATTCATTTGGTCGTGGAGAAGAAGGCCAGCTTGGAAACAGGCTCACCACAGACTGTTTGGTGCCTCTGCCTGTTCTGCTGCCTCATG AAGATGACTGGAGTATAAAGCAAATATTTGCTGGAGGAAACCAATCTTTGGCCCTTTGTTCTCTCAGTCAG GAACCTGAGAAGGATCTTCCGGGGATTGTTACAGCTCTGGATATGGACACCATTGATTTTTGGCTTTCAAAGTGTCAAAAACCAAAATTATGGCAGCAAATCCGAAA AAAGATCAAGGATATATTCTCCTCCCCGTCTTCCTTGAACGCCAGCTTTCTTGACAGAAG CGTTGACAAGCACTACCAGACCTCAGCCACGTGCTCTGGCTTGGACTTGGTTCTTCTCAGCACAGCTTTGGCCAAGCTAGCGACAAAAGCTAAAGTGCTACAGGAG GTGGAGACCGTCGTCCGAGACTGTCTCCTGCCCTCGTTGACTGGGCAGCCGGTCGGGTTTGAAGGCCTGAGGGTTTACTACCTGCTGGTGGGGCTACTGCAGGTACCGCAGCTCCAACAGCTCTCTATGGGGGTGGCTGATGCCTTGCTCTCTCTGCACCCAGACAGACTGGCAGTCCTTG TTGGACTGTGGTCCAGGACACCTGCCTTCTACCGATCCGCAGTGGAGACCTTCTGCAACGTGTCCAGGAAGCACCTCTCCTCCTTAGATgtggaaaacagagagagaaccaacCTCTTTATGAAGACAGCAGGGGTTTTGCAAAGGCTTCATTCT GCCAGCAGTAAAGGTTCACGGTGCCTCGCAGATAGTGTTTTCCATGTGACGACAGTCATAAATACTATTGAGACG TTTGTAGAACTGTGTTCCTTGAAAGCAGAGAGGGAGCAGCGATTAATCTACCATGTGGAGGTGGACAACGATGGACTAAGGATAATAAACAACaccaattattatttt AGAATCTTGTTGTCTCTGGTGAAGTACCCTTGCATTCTACCCGTAGAATGCAAGCTGAAGCTGTGGATGTATCATCTGATCAATGCCACG AATTTGCAGCCAGGACGCATTCAATTCAATGTGCACCGAGGCACAGTGCTGAAGGACACTTTAATATGTCTGCGGACTTCTTTCCATGACCCAAGATTAAAACTTAAG GTGAAGTTTCTGGAGGAAGATGGCCTTGACGATGGAGGTGTGTCATTGGAATTCTTTAACACCCTTGCAAAAGAACTTAAGGAGGCAGAACCACAAATACTTGAAGTGAATAAGGAAGGAGTGGCCTGGTTCAGCAAGAAG GTCGCCCAGCTGACTGATGAGTTCTTCCTACTGGGCACGCTCTGTGGCATGGCTCTGTATAACCAGTGCCTGATGAACATCCCCTTCCCCTTGGCTCTCTTCAAGAAGCTCCTGGGCTTGAAGCCAACCCTGGACGACCTCATGGAGCTGTCGCCAACTGTTGCACA GAGTTTCATCAAGCTGCTGgacgaggatgaagaggaggctgTCAGAGACCTAGACTTAGATTTCGGAGGG GATGCAGAAGATTTGGATCTTCTACCTAATGGAAAGTCCATTCCATTGACCAAAGTCaacag GCAGAAATATGTGGACCTCCAAGTGGACATGGTGTTCAGCCGCTCGGTGGAGCATCAGTTCAAGGAGTTCGAGAGAGGCTTCTTGAGAGGCTGCCCTTCACCTGAGTGGAGAATGTTCCTCCCTGATCAACTCATGACGCTCCTCAAGGGAGAGGAGGTCTTCAACTGGGACGATCTGAGAAAG AATGCTGCATATGAGTACTGCACACCCAATGATGAAGTCATCAAAAACTTTTGGCGTGTCTTCGCCGAGTTCTCCGTGGAGCAGAAGAAGGACTTCCTCA AATTCCTGACTGGAACAGACCGAATTCCAAAAGTTCGCAGTTCATCGATCATGATAATTATCAAGTTGACGCGTTACCCACAGCCTGAGCTGTACTTTCCAATGGCTGAGACCTGCTTCTGGATTCTTGATCTCCCCAACTACAGCAACATCCAAACGCTTCGTCAGAAACTCCTTCACGCGGTTGAGTTTTGCGATGGTTTTGGACGAATGTGA
- the LOC132454257 gene encoding probable E3 ubiquitin-protein ligase HERC3 isoform X2 produces the protein MMFSWGEINLARPNDLAENRDSEKDFQFVPSTKPIITSFSATNSTVTFTKSDGSSYFLRRQRDQDGNGTFGETTSVKCKHVVASSSGDSSLLLLSRDGSVLCVELSASAIPRSLKNVIKKRIIQVACGDQHSIILTEDGQALSWGSNTRGQLGLTLQETSVVPSPTPVAALSGVPLVQVTAGGAHTLALSVSGTVFGWGQNDAGQLGLGDTTDRSTPVTVERLNLKKTVSISCGERHTAVLTKGGVVLTFGSGGCGQLGHNSLLNELTPRVVAELWGAAVTQVSCGSNHTMALVGPTKKIYSFGRGEEGQLGNRLTTDCLVPLPVLLPHDDWSIKQIFAGGNQSLALCSLSQEPEKDLPGIVTALDMDTIDFWLSKCQKPKLWQQIRKKIKDIFSSPSSLNASFLDRSVDKHYQTSATCSGLDLVLLSTALAKLATKAKVLQEVETVVRDCLLPSLTGQPVGFEGLRVYYLLVGLLQVPQLQQLSMGVADALLSLHPDRLAVLVGLWSRTPAFYRSAVETFCNVSRKHLSSLDVENRERTNLFMKTAGVLQRLHSASSKGSRCLADSVFHVTTVINTIETFVELCSLKAEREQRLIYHVEVDNDGLRIINNTNYYFRILLSLVKYPCILPVECKLKLWMYHLINATNLQPGRIQFNVHRGTVLKDTLICLRTSFHDPRLKLKVKFLEEDGLDDGGVSLEFFNTLAKELKEAEPQILEVNKEGVAWFSKKVAQLTDEFFLLGTLCGMALYNQCLMNIPFPLALFKKLLGLKPTLDDLMELSPTVAQSFIKLLDEDEEEAVRDLDLDFGGDAEDLDLLPNGKSIPLTKVNRQKYVDLQVDMVFSRSVEHQFKEFERGFLRGCPSPEWRMFLPDQLMTLLKGEEVFNWDDLRKNAAYEYCTPNDEVIKNFWRVFAEFSVEQKKDFLKFLTGTDRIPKVRSSSIMIIIKLTRYPQPELYFPMAETCFWILDLPNYSNIQTLRQKLLHAVEFCDGFGRM, from the exons ATGATGTTTTCATGGGGAGAAATTAATTTAGCGAGGCCGAATGATTTGGCAGAAAACCGAGACTCGGAGAAAGACTTTCAGTTCGTACCATCGACCAAACCGATAATAACGAGTTTCTCTGCCACTAATTCAACGGTAACGTTTACCAAAAGTGATGGATCTTCATACTTTCTTCGGCGGCAAAGGGACCAAGATGGAAATGGGACATTCGGTGAAACCA cGAGTGTCAAGTGCAAACACGTTGTAGCTTCAAGTTCAGGGGACTCTAGTCTTCTCCTGCTGTCCCGGGATGGCTCTGTCCTCTGTGTGGAACTCAGTGCATCTGCCATTCCAAG ATCGCTCAAAAACGTCATTAAAAAAAGGATCATTCAGGTCGCATGTGGAGACCAACATTCCATCATTTTAACTGAAG ATGGACAAGCATTGTCTTGGGGCAGCAACACTCGGGGGCAACTGGGTCTCACCCTCCAAGAGACCTCTGTCGTCCCGTCCCCTACACCAGTGGCAGCCCTGTCAGGAGTACCCCTAGTCCAGGTCACCGCTGGGGGAGCCCACACTCTGGCCTTGTCTGTCTCTGGAACCGTATTCGGCTGGGGGCAGAATGACGCCGGGCAACTGGGTCTTGGAGACACGACAG ACAGATCTACTCCAGTGACAGTTGAGCGTCTCAACCTTAAGAAGACTGTTTCCATTTCTTGTGGTGAAAGACACACTGCTGTTCTGACAAAG GGAGGTGTGGTGTTGACCTTTGGCAGCGGTGGCTGTGGGCAGCTGGGACACAACTCTCTGCTGAATGAGCTGACCCCTCGTGTGGTGGCTGAACTCTGGGGCGCAGCGGTCACCCAGGTCTCCTGTGGCAG CAACCACACCATGGCATTAGTAGGCCCAACAAAGAAGATCTATTCATTTGGTCGTGGAGAAGAAGGCCAGCTTGGAAACAGGCTCACCACAGACTGTTTGGTGCCTCTGCCTGTTCTGCTGCCTCATG ATGACTGGAGTATAAAGCAAATATTTGCTGGAGGAAACCAATCTTTGGCCCTTTGTTCTCTCAGTCAG GAACCTGAGAAGGATCTTCCGGGGATTGTTACAGCTCTGGATATGGACACCATTGATTTTTGGCTTTCAAAGTGTCAAAAACCAAAATTATGGCAGCAAATCCGAAA AAAGATCAAGGATATATTCTCCTCCCCGTCTTCCTTGAACGCCAGCTTTCTTGACAGAAG CGTTGACAAGCACTACCAGACCTCAGCCACGTGCTCTGGCTTGGACTTGGTTCTTCTCAGCACAGCTTTGGCCAAGCTAGCGACAAAAGCTAAAGTGCTACAGGAG GTGGAGACCGTCGTCCGAGACTGTCTCCTGCCCTCGTTGACTGGGCAGCCGGTCGGGTTTGAAGGCCTGAGGGTTTACTACCTGCTGGTGGGGCTACTGCAGGTACCGCAGCTCCAACAGCTCTCTATGGGGGTGGCTGATGCCTTGCTCTCTCTGCACCCAGACAGACTGGCAGTCCTTG TTGGACTGTGGTCCAGGACACCTGCCTTCTACCGATCCGCAGTGGAGACCTTCTGCAACGTGTCCAGGAAGCACCTCTCCTCCTTAGATgtggaaaacagagagagaaccaacCTCTTTATGAAGACAGCAGGGGTTTTGCAAAGGCTTCATTCT GCCAGCAGTAAAGGTTCACGGTGCCTCGCAGATAGTGTTTTCCATGTGACGACAGTCATAAATACTATTGAGACG TTTGTAGAACTGTGTTCCTTGAAAGCAGAGAGGGAGCAGCGATTAATCTACCATGTGGAGGTGGACAACGATGGACTAAGGATAATAAACAACaccaattattatttt AGAATCTTGTTGTCTCTGGTGAAGTACCCTTGCATTCTACCCGTAGAATGCAAGCTGAAGCTGTGGATGTATCATCTGATCAATGCCACG AATTTGCAGCCAGGACGCATTCAATTCAATGTGCACCGAGGCACAGTGCTGAAGGACACTTTAATATGTCTGCGGACTTCTTTCCATGACCCAAGATTAAAACTTAAG GTGAAGTTTCTGGAGGAAGATGGCCTTGACGATGGAGGTGTGTCATTGGAATTCTTTAACACCCTTGCAAAAGAACTTAAGGAGGCAGAACCACAAATACTTGAAGTGAATAAGGAAGGAGTGGCCTGGTTCAGCAAGAAG GTCGCCCAGCTGACTGATGAGTTCTTCCTACTGGGCACGCTCTGTGGCATGGCTCTGTATAACCAGTGCCTGATGAACATCCCCTTCCCCTTGGCTCTCTTCAAGAAGCTCCTGGGCTTGAAGCCAACCCTGGACGACCTCATGGAGCTGTCGCCAACTGTTGCACA GAGTTTCATCAAGCTGCTGgacgaggatgaagaggaggctgTCAGAGACCTAGACTTAGATTTCGGAGGG GATGCAGAAGATTTGGATCTTCTACCTAATGGAAAGTCCATTCCATTGACCAAAGTCaacag GCAGAAATATGTGGACCTCCAAGTGGACATGGTGTTCAGCCGCTCGGTGGAGCATCAGTTCAAGGAGTTCGAGAGAGGCTTCTTGAGAGGCTGCCCTTCACCTGAGTGGAGAATGTTCCTCCCTGATCAACTCATGACGCTCCTCAAGGGAGAGGAGGTCTTCAACTGGGACGATCTGAGAAAG AATGCTGCATATGAGTACTGCACACCCAATGATGAAGTCATCAAAAACTTTTGGCGTGTCTTCGCCGAGTTCTCCGTGGAGCAGAAGAAGGACTTCCTCA AATTCCTGACTGGAACAGACCGAATTCCAAAAGTTCGCAGTTCATCGATCATGATAATTATCAAGTTGACGCGTTACCCACAGCCTGAGCTGTACTTTCCAATGGCTGAGACCTGCTTCTGGATTCTTGATCTCCCCAACTACAGCAACATCCAAACGCTTCGTCAGAAACTCCTTCACGCGGTTGAGTTTTGCGATGGTTTTGGACGAATGTGA